The Novosphingobium humi DNA window CGGTTTTGTCAGCCATATCGCCCATGCGGGGGCGCCGCCGTTTCAGATGTATGTGTTGCCCAAGCGGTTGGAGCGCGATGTGCTGGTGGGTACGACGGCGATTGCCTTTGCCTATATGAACTGGATCAAGGTGCCCGCCTATATGGCGCTGGGGCAGTTCACGCGGGCCAATCTGGTGCATTCGGCCATGCTGATGCCGCTGGCGCTGCTCAGCACATGGGCGGGGGTCTGGGTGGTGCGGCGGGTGGATGCGGCGCGGTTTTATCGGATCATCTATGCGATGATGATCGTGGTGGGGCTGAAACTGATGTGGGACGGGATCGGTTGAATTAGCGCGGATGCCGTGAGGCCAGCGCGATCCCGGCAAGGTTCTGCTGACGCTTGATCCAGCGGATGCGCGCCGGAGGGCGATCTTTGACCAGCGCGGCGAAGGCGGCGGCATGGCCCTGTTGCCCCGCGCCGTCGCGCATCGCCCGGTTGGCGTGGTCGATCACCTCCATCGCATCGCCGATCAGTTCCACATTCTCCAG harbors:
- a CDS encoding ribonuclease HI, producing the protein MTTSRIKIFFDGGCRPNPGPIEAAVVVRGHVHWFDLGHGNNQDAEWLALIEAVKLSQALGLENVELIGDAMEVIDHANRAMRDGAGQQGHAAAFAALVKDRPPARIRWIKRQQNLAGIALASRHPR